The Fervidicoccus fontis Kam940 DNA window CGAAAGCAGCGATAACGCTATCTTCACTCTTGCAGTACTTAAGCACAAATGGAAACAAAACGTCATATACAGGATCTCCGGCATAAGTTACTGCGCCAAAATCTCCAAAGTATTTTTGAATGCTTGGAAATGCGATTATGCCGAAGAGCTCACGGGACAAATTGGAAAAGAAGCCTATAGTTCCTAGAGTGCTTCCGCCTAAAGCGCTTAAATATGGACCTGTAAAAGTATACCATCCGAGCCCCATGCATGCAGGTATGGAGCCCTTCCCAAGCACAAAAAAGAAAAGCAAACCCGTTATAAGAGAACCTAAAATTCCGAACAACAGCGTTCTTACTCCTAAAAACGCCTTTCTAAAGCTTTTGATTTCCCTAATCCTTAAAGATGCTTCTATGCTGGCAAAAAACACAAGCATCACTAAAAAAGAATTCTCCATTAAAAGACTTACATTCTCAGGCCTAAATAACTTTCCTGCAATAAAACCAGCTATGAACGCGAGAATTACTGCTTGATAAAACTTCATCATTTGGTACCTTTCATAACTATTTTTGCTAGAAAAGCTCCTAAAATTCCACTTAACACTCCCATTATTGAAGATATTGTGAT harbors:
- a CDS encoding lysine exporter LysO family protein; translated protein: MKFYQAVILAFIAGFIAGKLFRPENVSLLMENSFLVMLVFFASIEASLRIREIKSFRKAFLGVRTLLFGILGSLITGLLFFFVLGKGSIPACMGLGWYTFTGPYLSALGGSTLGTIGFFSNLSRELFGIIAFPSIQKYFGDFGAVTYAGDPVYDVLFPFVLKYCKSEDSVIAAFVQGFLTGFVVPIIVPLSFILVNL